The DNA segment AATTGCCCACGGTTGCCCAATTGGAGGAATTTGAAGCGCATATCAGAAAATACACCTTGGTTAACGAGGAGATGAAAAGCATCATTGACGGCTTCCCCACGACGGCCCACCCAATGGGGGTATTGTCGGCCTTGACCAGTGCGTTGATTGCTTTCAATCCAAAAGCGGTTAATCCAGAGCATGAAGACGAATTGTATGAAGCGGTTTGTAAATTGATGGGTAAATTCCTTGTCATTGCATCCTGGACCTACAGAAAAAGTTTGGGTTATCCTTTGAATTATTACGACAATACCATAGGATATGTCGAGAATTTCATGCAATTGATGTTTAAATTGCCGACAGAGCCTTATAAAGCCAATCCAGTGATTGTGGAAGCTTTGGATAAATTGTTTATCCTGCATGCCGATCACGAGCAAAACTGTTCCACTTCGACAGTGAGAATGGTAGGTTCGTCACATGCCGGGTTGTTTGCCTCGGTTTCGGCAGGAATTTCGGCCCTTTGGGGACCATTGCATGGAGGAGCCAACCAGGCTGTTCTTGAAATGCTGGAAGAAATCCAAAACAATGGTGGAGATGCCGACAAGTATATAGCCAAAGCCAAAGACAAAAACGATCCTTTTCGATTGATGGGTTTTGGTCACCGTGTCTATAAAAATTTCGATCCAAGAGCCAGAATCATCAAAAAAGCGGCCGACGAAGTGTTGAATACCTTGGGTGTGGACGATCCTATTTTGGCCATTGCCAAAAAACTGGAAAAAGCAGCACTGGAAGACGAGTATTTCGTGTCCAGAAAATTGTATCCCAACGTAGATTTCTATTCTGGAATCATCTACAGGGCATTGGGGATTCCGACCGACATGTTTACCGTAATGTTTGCCATAGGCCGATTGCCGGGTTGGATAGCACAATGGAAAGAAATGAGGCTGAACAAAGAGCCAATAGGAAGACCAAGACAGGTTTATACCGGTTCTCCTTTGAGAGCGTTCAAGGAATTTGACAAGCGATAAATTTCAATAGAAAAAAGCCCCGCCATTTGCGGGGCTTTTTTTATCTTTGGCACAATAGCGTCGCAAACTGACGAAGTAAAAGCCCATATTGAAAATGCTGGAATTAAACATCAATAACGAAACCTCCCGGCTGCGTGCCGTTGTTCTGGGGTCTGCGAGCAGTAATGGCCCCACCCCAAAGAGGGAGGAAGCCTATGACCCCAAATCATTGGAGCATATCTTGGCGGGCACCTATCCCAAAGAGGCGGACATGGTATTGGAAATGGAAGCCTTCCATCGGGTTTTGTGCCACTATGGCGTGAGCGTTTTTCGTCCGGAACCAATAGAAAATTACAACCAGATATTTGTGAGGGACATTGGTTTCGTGATTGGCGATGTTTTCGTTAAATCGAATATTTTGCCGGACAGGGAACGTGAATTGGATGCCATTCAATACATCATTGACCAAATTGACCCCAAAAAAGTGGTTCGTCCTCCCGAAGCGGTACATATTGAAGGCGGTGACGTGATGCTGTGGAAGGATTATATTTTTATAGGCACCTATAAGGGGAGTGATTACAAGGATTATATCACCGCCAGGACAAACCAGGAAGGGGTGCGCTACATCAAGGAATTGTTTCCCGATAAAAAAGTCAAGGAGTTTGATTTGATAAAATCAAAAATTGATGCCCGGGACAATGCCCTGCATCTGGATTGTTGTTTTCAACCCGTTGGCGAAAATAAAGCAATAATTTACAAAAGAGGCTTTCGTGAAGAAGCCGATTACCTCTTTCTCGTGCATCTTTTTGGGGCAGAAAACCTGTTTCATATCACCAGAAAAGAAATGTATGACATGAATTCCAATGTTTTTTCCATCGCTACCGATGTGGTTGTTTCCGAGAGAAAGTTTAAGCGCCTCAATAAATGGCTGCGAGCCCATGGTTTTGTGGTAGAAGAAATTCCATACGCCGAAATCGCCAAGCAAGAAGGATTGTTGCGCTGTTCGACCTTGCCTTTGATTAGAGAATAGAAATAATTGTTTCAGGTTTAAAGTTTCAAGTTGCTCAACCTGGAACTTTAGACCTGAAACTTTAAACTAAATAAAATGAACCAAACTACCAACTCCGTCTTGATGATTCGTCCCGTGGCGTTCCGAATGAACGAACAAACGGCCGTAAACAATTATTACCAACAAGTGCTGGATACTTTATCGCCAGCAACCGTGAACGCCAAAGCGCAAGAAGAGTTTGATGCCTTCGTGACTAAATTGCGAATTGTGGGCGTCAATGTCATTGTTGTTGACGACAGTCCGTCTCCAGACACGCCCGACAGTATTTTTCCGAACAACTGGATTTCCTTCCACGAAAACGGTGACGTGGTTTTGTACCCCATGTTTGCCGAGAACCGTCGTGGGGAACGTCGCGACGATGTTTTGGATATTCTGGAAGACCATGGTTTTGTCATCAACGAAATCATGGATTACACTTCTGCCGAAGAAGACGGTTTTTATCTCGAAGGTACCGGCAGCGTTGTTTTGGACCGGGAAAACGGCAAAGCCTATTGCGCCTTGTCGCCTCGTGCCGATGAAGAGCTGTTCATTGAATTCTGTGAAGATTTTGAGTATTCTCCAGTGATTTTCGAAGCCTTCCAAACCGTGAATGGAGAACGAAAATTGATTTACCACACCAACGTGATGCTGTGCATAGGGGATACCTTTGCCGTGATTTGTGCCGAAAGCATCGACGACAAGAAAGAAAGAAAAATGGTTTTGGACAGTTTGAGAGGCGACGGAAAGGAAATTATCCTGATCAGCGAAGCCCAAGTCAACTGTTTTGCCGGGAATATGCTTGAAGTCCTTGGGACGGATGACAGACGGTATTTGGTGATGAGCAGTTCGGCCTATCAAAGCCTGACCAAAAAGCAAATTGCCCAACTCGAAGAACACCTGACTATTTTGAGTTCCAGTCTGGATACCATCGAAGCCTGCGGTGGAGGTAGTGCCCGATGCATGCTGGCGGAGGTTTTCTTGCCGAAAGAGGAGGAATAGTCGCGGTTGGTAAGTGTTGTTGGATTGATTGATGGCGTGGTTGATTTGAGCAATGGATAGGAGTAATAGCGGTGATCAATAGATTGGAGCAACTTAGATGAGCAATGGATGTGATTTCTCCCGTTGGTCGAAATGACACGGGAGGGATGGGAGTAATGGAAGGGAGCTAAGGATTGGAGCAACTTAGGTGAGCAATGGATGTGATTTCTCCCGTTGGTCGAAATGACACGGGGAGGGATGGGAGTAATGCAAGGAGCAATTTAGGTGAGCAATGGATGTGAGCGATAGTCGTGAGCAATAGATGTGAGCAACTTAGGTGAGCAACTTAGGTGAGCAACTTAGGTGAGCAATGGATGTGATTTCTCCCGTTGGTCGAAATGACACGGGAGGGATGGGAGTGATAGCCGTGAGCAACAGATTGGAGCAACAGATTGGAGCAACTTAGGTGAGCAATGGATGTGATTTCTCTCGTTGGTCGAAATGACACGGGAGGGGGGCAATGGATGGGAGCAACTAAGGTGAGCAATGGATGTGAGCAACAAAGGTGAGCAATGGATGTGATTTCTCCCGCTGGTCGAAATGACACGGGGAGGGATGGGAGTGATAGCCGTGAGCAACAGATTGGAGCAACAGATTGGAGCAACTTAGGTGAGCAATGGATGTGATTTCTCCCGTTGGTCGAAATGACACGGGGAGGGATGGGAGTGATAGCCGTGAGCAACAGATTGGAGCAACAGATTGGAGCAACTTAGGTGAGCAATGGATGTGATTTCTCCCGTTGGTCGAAATGACACGAAAAAATCAAATGACACGAAATAATGAAATGACACGGAAGAAGGGAATGACACAGGAAAAGAGGAATGACAAGAGAAATGAAATATTGGAGTGGAGAGTGATTGATTGGAGCAATGGATGTGAGCGATAGTCGTGAGCAATAGATGTGAGCAACTTAGGTGAGCAATGGATGTGATTTCTCCCGTTGGTCGAAATGACACGGGAGGGAGGGAGCAATGGAAGGAGCAACTTAGGTGAGCAATGGGATGTGGGCAATGGATGGGAGCAACTAAGGTGAGCAATGGATGTGATTTCTCCCGTTGGTCGAAATGACACGGGGAGGGATGGGAGTGATAGCCGTGAGCAACAGATTGGAGCAACAGATTGGAGCAACTTAGGTGAGCAATGGATGTGATTTCTCCCGTTGGTCGAAATGACACGGGGAGGGATGGGAGTGATAGCCGTGAGCAACAGATTGGAGCAACTTAGGTGAGCAATGGATGTGATTTCTCCCGTTGGTCGAAATGACACGAAAAAATCAAATGACACGAAATAATGAAATGACACGGAAGAAGGGAATGACACAGGAAAAGAGGAATGACAAGAGAAATGAAATATTGGAGTGGAGAGTGATTGATTGGAGCAATGGATGTGAGCGATAGTCGTGAGCAATAGATGTGAGCAACTTAGGTGAGCAATGGATGTGATTTCTCCCGTTGGTCGAAATGACACGAAAAAATCAAATGACACGAAAAAATCAAATGACACGGAAGAAGGGAATGACACAGGAAGAAGGGAATGACACGAAAAAACAAATGACACGAAATAATGAAATTACACGGGAAAAGAGGAATGACACGAAATAATGAAATTTTATAATCCATGTCTTTAGGGCAAATTGTTGGTGCCTGTTTGGATTTATGATTCGTGGACAAAGTTGTGTGGGCCAGGTTTGTGGTAGTGTAGTTTTTTGTACTTTTGTGGAATGAAAAATAAAAAAACATTGGTTCTCGGTGCGAGCACGAAACCAGATAGATATGCCTATATGGCCATCACCAAGCTTGTTGAAAAAGGACACCCGGTTCTTGCCATTGGGCAAAATGCGGGCGAAGTGGCGGGAGTGAAAATTCAAACCAAGGCCATTCCCCTCAAAAATATTGACACGGTTACTTTGTATTTGAACCCGGCTCGCCAACGTGATTACTACAATTACATCGTGGAAGCGAAACCCAAACGCGTAATTTTTAATCCCGGCACCGAAAACCCGGAGTTCTACCAGTTGCTGCAATTGAATGACATCAAGGTAGAAGTGGCATGCACCTTGGTGCTGTTGACCACAAGCCAGTATTAGTTCAATGTTTTTAGAGAAAAACAAGGCTTTAATCTAAAAGGGCGTTTCTTTTATTTTCGAATCAAGTGCCGACGGGTTTTTGGAGTGTTTCTAATCCATAAAAGTTTCCTTTTTTTTAAGTATTGGACGTCCCTGCGATTTCCGAGCGGGTATTTTTTTTTATAAAAACACATGCAAATGAGGAAAGCCGTAAAGAAGTGGTTTTTTTTGGTTGCACTTTTGTCCCTTTTTTAAAAGGATGGAATGAAATTTTAAATTGTGGATTCTGAGAACTCGACAATCAAGACAATTCAAGTGGTTTATGGAGGTGTTGGATCCGAGCTTGTTTAATTGCCAACTTTTATGTTATTTTTTGTAAGTAATAGTAGGTTTGGGTTTCAAAACCGATGCTACTTAGCTATATTTGCAAACTGAAATTTCATCCTTTTTCTGATCACTACCCGTGAGTTGGAAGGGCGAAGCCGTTGAGTATGGTGCGGGTTTTTGGATAGTCGTCTAAATTGGAGGGTTTTATCCTGTAAATAAAAAAAACAATTCCTACTTGTTAAATTAATAAATTAAGAATTTTATGGATAAAAATAGTAAAATTTACATAGCAGGCCACAACGGCATGGTGGGTTCCGCCATCTGGAGAACACTTTCGGCCAAAGGATACACCAATTTGATTGGAGCATCGAGTTCGTTATTGGATTTGAGAAACCAACAAGCCGTAAAAGCGTATTTTGCCCAAGAAAAGCCGGAAGTTGTTATTGACGCCGCGGCTCGAGTGGGGGGTATTTTGGCCAACAATGATTATCCCTATCAATTTATCATGGAAAACATGCAGATCCAGAACAACCTGATTGATTCGGCTTTGCAGGCAGGAATTGAAAAGTTTATCTTTTTGGGCAGTTCCTGCATTTATCCCAAATTGGCTCCCCAACCCCTGAAAGAAGACTACTTGCTTACGGGCGATTTGGAACCTACCAATGAATGGTATGCCATCGCCAAGATTACGGGGGTAAAAGCCTGTCAAGCGATTCGCAAACAATTTGGAAAGGACTATGTGAGTTTGATGCCCACGAATTTGTACGGAACACAAGATAATTTTGATTTGAATACCTCGCACGTTTTGCCGGCGATGATGCGTAAATTCCACGAAGCAAAGGAAAACAACAATGCTCCCGTTACCCTTTGGGGAAGCGGCAGACCGATGCGGGAATTTCTTTTTGTGGATGACATGGCCGAAGCGGTAGTCTTTGCCTTGGAAAACTGCTTGCCGGATTATTTATACAATATAGGGACAGGAACGGATTTGACCATCCAACAATTGGCCGAAACCCTCCAGAAAATAACGGGCCATCAAGGTGAAATTATCTGGGATTCGTCCAAGCCGGACGGAACACCAAGAAAATTATTGGATGTGACCAAAATGCACGAGTTGGGATGGAAACACAAAGTGGAGTTGGAGGAAGGAATCCAGAAGACTTATGACTGGTTTTTGGAGAACGTGAATGCGTTTAAGGAAGTGAAGATGTAGAGGAAGGGTTTTAACTGTTTAATCGTATAGTATCACTTTGTCATTTCGACGAAGGAGAAATCACATAACGAGAGCAGTTAACGAGAGCACCAAAAGTGAGCACATAACGAGAGCAACTTAGATGAGCAACTGATGTGAGCAACTGATGTGAGCAATGGATGTGATTTCTCCCGCTGGTCGAAATGACACGGGAGGGTAGGGAGCAATGGAAGGGAGCAACTTAGATGAGCAATGGATGTGATTTCTCCCGTTGGTCGAAATGACACGGGAGGGTAGGGAGCAATGGTAGGGAGCAACTTAGATGAGCAATGGATGTGATTTCTCCCGTTGGTCGAAATGACACGGGAGGGTAGGGAGCAATGGATGTGAGCTAAGGATTGGAGCAACTTAGATGAGCAATGGATGTGAGCAATGGATGTGATTTCTCCCGTTGGTCGAAATGACAAGGGGAAGGAGCAACTTAGATGAGCAACTGATGCGAGCAATGGATGTGATTTCTCCCGTTGGTCGAAATGACACGGGAAAAAACAAATGACACGGGAAATAACAAATAACACGGAAGGTTAGGAAGCAATGGAAGGGAGCAACTTAGATGAGCAATGGATGTGAGCAACTTAGGTGAGCAATGGAAGGGAGCAACGAAGGTGAGCAACGAAGGTGAGCAATGGATGTGATTTCTCCCGTTGGTCGAAATGACAAGGGGAAGGAGCAACTTAGATGAGCAACTGATGTGAGCAATGGATGTGATTTCTCCCGTTGGTCGAAATGACAAAAAAAAAATGACTTAATGATTTAACGATTTGCTTGCAATCACTTAAATAATACTATATTACCGAGCTTAACTGCTTTTGGCTCGCCATAACAATTAAAATAATATGAGCAATACTAAACAAAAAACAGCCCTAGTTACAGGGATTACGGGTCAAGACGGGTCTTATTTGGCCGAATTATTATTAGAGAAAGGCTATATGGTGCATGGGGTGAAGCGAAGGGCTTCTTCTTTCAATACCCAGCGCATTGACCATTTGTATGTGGATCAACACGAGAATCACGTTAATTTTAAATTGCATTATGGCGATTTGACCGATTCGACGAATATCATCCGAATCATACAGGAAGTGCAACCCGACGAAATATACAATCTTGGGGCGATGTCGCACGTAAAGGTTTCTTTTGATTCTCCGGAATATGTGGCCAATGTGGACGGCATAGGCACTTTGAGAATATTGGAGGCCGTACGAATTCTTGGTCTTGAAAAGAAAACGAGAATCTACCAAGCTTCGACTTCTGAATTGTACGGAGGTTTGGCAGAAAACAAGAATGCAGCAGGGTTTTATGACGAGAATTCGCCGTTCTATCCGCGTTCGCCTTATGGGGTGGCCAAAATATACGGCTTCTGGATTACCAAAAACTACCGCGAAGCTTATGACATCTATGCTTGCAACGGCATCTTGTTCAACCACGAATCGCCAAGAAGAGGGGAGACTTTTGTAACCCGCAAGATTACGATGGCCACCGCAGCCATTGCTCTAGGGAAACAAGATTGTTTGTACCTAGGAAATTTGAATTCTCAAAGAGATTGGGGACACGCCAAAGATTACGTGGAAGCGATGTGGAGAATCCTGCAACAGGACAAGGCGGAAGACTACGTGATTGCCACGGGAGTAACCACTTATATTCGTGATTTTGTTCGTTACTCTTTTGCCGAAATAGGAGTGGAATTGGCTTTCGAAGGTGAAAATGAAAACGAGATTGCCAAAATAGCCGCTTGCAACAACCCTGAATACCAATTGCCAATAGGTACCGTAGTGGTACGAGTGGATCCACAATATTACCGTCCAACAGAAGTTGATTTGTTGATTGGCGATCCAAGCAAGTCCAAGAAATTGGGTTGGGTTCCACAATATGACCTGGCCGGATTGGTTAAAGAGATGGTGGCTAGTGATTTGGAGATTTTGAAGAGAGCTCGAGGTTAGAAGTACGAGGTACGAGGTACGAAGTTGGAAGAGGGAAGTTGGAAGTTAGAAGAAGTTTAAAGGTTTAAGATTGTTTAAAGGTTTAAGATTGTTTAAAGGTTTAATCGTTTGTAAATAATCCGTTAACCCAAAAATTAGCTGTTACCATCGATTGATTGACTTTTATTTTTAGTCCCCTTTTTCAAGATTTTTGTTTGTGGCTCTCGTTGGTTGTCAATTGCAATGGGTACGAAGTTGGAAGAGGGAAGTTGGAAGAGGGAAGTTGGAAGAGGGAACAGGAAGAGGTTATAAAGGGTTTTCTGGTCTTTTTTTGATTTGAATCCGTAAAAGTTGTATTATTTTGTTATTTATTCGTTTTATTATGATTTCAATACTCTAAATATCGTTTTTGATAGCTAGAGTAAGCAAAAAAATATTATTTTTGCTATCCAAAGGAAGCAATTATGAAGGAATTACAAGAAAAATATATTCGTAAGATTGATGCCACTCCAATGGATTTCACCAGAAGTTTAATGGAAACGATTCGTTGGGAGGCACGACTCATAGGGATAAAAGGAGCGAGAGGAGTAGGCAAGACGACCTTGATTTTACAATACATCAAAAAAAACATACCTATTGATCAATCTAGTTTATATGTTAGTTTGGACAATATCTGGTTTGCAGACAATACGATTAGTTCCTTGGTCGACCAATTTGTAAAACAAGGAGGTAAATTCCTTTTTTTGGATGAAGTGCATAAATATCCCAATTGGTCGCAGGAATTAAAAAATATCTACGACGATTATCCTGAACTTAAAATTGTTTTTACCGCTTCCTCATTATTGGAAATTCTCAATGCGAGAGCCGATCTAAGTAGGCGTGCCATAGTCTATACCATGCAAGGCTTGTCCTATCGCGAATACTTAAATTTAAAATTGGGATTGCAGTTGCCTGTTTACAGCTTAAAAGATATTCTTGAAAGGCATACCGATATTGGCAGGGAAATTAATTCGCAAATACGACCGTTACAGAATTTTTCAGCGTATTTACAACAAGGTTATTTTCCTTTTTTTCAGGAAGTTCCAGAACTCTATTTTCAGAGGGTAGAAGAAATCATAAACCTGATTCTAGAAATAGAATTGCCATTGTTGCGAAAAGTGGATGTAGCCTATGTATCTAAATTAAAACAATTGTTGCAAATCATTTCGGAATCAGTGCCTTTTGTTCCCAATGTCACCAAACTGAGCGAGCGTATTGGGGTAAACAGGAACACTTTTGTGAGTTATTTGTATTTTTTAGAGGAAGCCCATATTACCAGAAACTTATATAAAGATGCCAAGGGGATTACGCAATTGCAAAAGCCCAACAAAATATTTTTGGAAAACACCAATTTGCAATATGCGCTATCACCCAACCACGCTAATATAGGCAATGTAAGGGAAACCTTTTTTTTAAATCAATTAAGCGTGAAGCATATTCTAGAATATATTGATGGAACTGATTTTTTGGTAGATCACCTATATCAATTTGAAGTGGGTGGCAAGTCCAAAAGCAAGCGACAAATTAGGAATCAAGATAACAGCTATCTTGTGGTAGATGATGTTGAATACGGAATGGGAAACACCATACCGCTTTGGTTGTTTGGTTTTTTGTATTGATTTGGTTAGGGGAAGTTTACTATTGTTTAAAGGTTTAAGATTGTTTAAAAGTTTACCATTGTTTAAAGGTTTAAAATTGTTTAAAGGTTTAATCGTTTGCAAATAATCCGTTAACCCAAAAATTAGCTGTTACCATCGATTGATTGACTTTTATTTTTAGTCCCCTTTTTCAAGACTTTTGTTTGTGGCTCTCGTTGGTTGTCAATTGCAGTGGGGACGAAGTTGGAGGTACGAGGTACGAAGTTGGAAGTACGAGGTACGAGGTTGGAAGAGGGAAGTTAGAAGTTGGAAGAGGGAAGTTTGAAAGTTTAAGATTGTTTAAAGGTTTAATTGGTTAATTGTTTAAAAAGTATTACAAATTAGAATGTTTAGAATAAATCTGAAAAACGATATTCATTTTTCTTGTGCTTCAGGAGATACCCTTTTGGATGGAGCCCAAAAGCAAAGCATTGTCCTAGATTACAGTTGTAAAACGGGTCGTTGCCAGTCTTGCAAGGCAAAGGTTGTCAAAGGGACTTCAGTAGCCAAGATGGAAGAAACGGGACTTAGTGCGGAGGAAAAATCAAGAGGCTATATCTTGACATGTGTTCGAACCCCGACATCTGATTTAACACTGGATGTCGAAGATTTGAGTGCGTATTCGCTGGAGAAGGTGAAAACAGTTCCGTCCAAAATAGATTTCATTTCCAAGATTTCCTCCAACGTCATGGAGTTGCATTTACGAATTCCGCCCAATGCATCATTCAACTATTTATCGGGTCAATACATCAATATTATTAAAGGCGACTACAAAAGGAGCTATTCCATTGCGAACACAAGTTCCGCCTCCAATCTAGTTTTTTTTATCAAGAATTATGAAGGGGGCCGGTTTAGCCACTATTTGTTTAATGAAGCTAAAGTGAATGACTTGTTGCGAATTGAAGGGCCTATAGGTACTTTTTTTTACAGGAAAACCAATAAAAAGAATGTTGTTTTTTTGGCAACGGGAACAGGCATCGCTCCTGTCAAGGCCCTATTGGAACAAATGGATGAAAATGGTAGTGAGTTCATTGACAAAAACATCTATTTGTTTTTTGGTGGCCGAACGGAAGAAGATTTGTTTTGGAAGCCCGATTTAAAAAATATAAAGGTTCGTTTTGTTCCAGTATTGAGTAGAAGCCATGCTGATTGGAAAGGAGCAAAAGGCCATGTTCAAGAGGCTGTTCTTTCCGAAGAAATTGATTTGGCAGACAGTGTTCTGTATGCTTGCGGTTCCGAAAACATGATCAAGGATTCCAGGGAGTTAGCAATAGCAAATGGATTGTCGGAGGATGCGTTTTATTCGGATGCTTTTATAAGTAGTTAGACCTCACCCCCAGCCCCTCTCCAGAGGAGAGGGGAGCCAGATTAATCGGTTAATCGGTTAGTCGGTTAAAAATAATAGGACGGTACTGAAGCACTAATTGTTCTTTGAAGTGATGCTTATAAGTAGTTAGACCTCACCCCCAGCCCCTCTCCAGAGGAGAGGGGAGCCAGAGACAATGAAAATTTTTTGTCAAAACGGATTAACTTATAGCCATTTAATTCGATAAAAAATAGATTAGTATGTTAACAATAGGCATTAAATAAACATAAATTTATGAAAGCAGTCATTCTTGCAGGAGGTTTAGGTACGCGATTAAGTGAAGAAACGGTTTCCAAACCCAAACCCATGGTGGAAATTGGAGGCAAACCCATTTTATGGCACATAATGAAAACCTATTCCCATTACGGCATCAATGATTTCATCATTTGTTGTGGTTACAAAGGTTATGTGATCAAGGAATATTTTGCCAATTATTTTTTGCACCAATCGGATGTTACTTTCAACATGAAAGACAACAAAATGGTGGTGCATGAAGAAAGAGCCGAGCCATGGACTGTTACATTAGTCGATACGGGTGATGATTCGATGACTGGAGGAAGATTGAAAAGAGTAGCACAATATTTAAAAGACGAAGAAAGTTTTTGCTTTACTTATGGTGATGGTGTTGCCGATGTTGATATTGCCGCATTGTTGGCCTTTCACAAAGCCCATGGAAAAGACGCCAGCTTAACCGCCACTTATCCACCGGGACGATTTGGTGCCCTGGATATCGTTGACAATGAGGTGCGACAGTTTCAGGAAAAACCAAGAGGTGACGGTGCCTTGATAAACGGCGGTTTTTTCGTGTTGTCCCCTAAAGTCATCGACAGAATTAGTGGAGACGATACCGTTTGGGAACAAGGGCCTTTAAAAGGATTGGCTTCAGACAACCAATTAATGGCTTTCAAACATGAGGGCTTCTGGCAACCCATGGACACTTTGAGAGACAAGGTTCATTTGGAAGAATTATGGGATACTAATCAAGCACCCTGGAAGTTATGGAAAGACTAAAAGGAAAAGTAAATCCTTCTTTTTGGAAAGACAAGAAGGTTTTTTTAACCGGGCATACCGGTTTTAAAGGGAGTTGGTTGTCACTTTGGTTACAATCGATGGGAGCCGTGGTTAAAGGGTATTCTTTGGCTCCACCCACAAATCCCTCCCTGTTTTTGGTAGCGGATGTCGCCAAGAACATGGAATCCCAACTAGGGGATATTAGAGATTTGGAGCCATTAAAGAAAAGCATGCTGGACTTCAATCCCGACATCTTGATTCACATGGCTGCCCAGCCTTTGGTGCGGCTGTCTTATGTCGAACCCGTGGATACTTATACCACCAATGTTATAGGCACCGTGAATGTGCTGGAGGCTGCCAGATCGTGTCCTAATTTGAAGGCGATTGTATCGGTTACTACCGACAAGTGCTATGAAAACAAGGAATGGGCTTGGGGATACCGAGAAAATGAACCCATGGGCGGTCATGATCCTTACAGCAGCAGTAAAGGTTGCGCCGAACTAGTTTCATCAGCATATAAAAATTCCTTTTTTAACACCAAAGATACCGCTGCATTGGCTACAGCCAGAGCGGGGAACGTGATTGGCGGTGGCGATTGGGCAGATGATCGATTGATACCTGATATTCTCAAAGCATTTGAAAATTCGAAATCGGTTATAGTTCGTAATCCTTTATCCACAAGGCCTTGGCAGCATGTATTGGAACCCCTGTCCGGTTATTTGGTTTTGGCGGAACATTTGTATAATTACGGTCAAGAATATGCCGAAGCCTGGAATTTTGGTCCCAAAGAAGAAGATTGCAAACCCGTGAATTGGATTTTGGATCAAATGGTGTCCACTTGGGGCGAAGGTGCCGGTTGGGAATTGGACCCAAACAACCATCCCCACGAGGCCGGCTTTTTGAAATTGGATTGTTCCAAGGCAGCAACCAGACTGCATTGGCATCCT comes from the Flavobacterium limnophilum genome and includes:
- the rfbG gene encoding CDP-glucose 4,6-dehydratase, coding for MERLKGKVNPSFWKDKKVFLTGHTGFKGSWLSLWLQSMGAVVKGYSLAPPTNPSLFLVADVAKNMESQLGDIRDLEPLKKSMLDFNPDILIHMAAQPLVRLSYVEPVDTYTTNVIGTVNVLEAARSCPNLKAIVSVTTDKCYENKEWAWGYRENEPMGGHDPYSSSKGCAELVSSAYKNSFFNTKDTAALATARAGNVIGGGDWADDRLIPDILKAFENSKSVIVRNPLSTRPWQHVLEPLSGYLVLAEHLYNYGQEYAEAWNFGPKEEDCKPVNWILDQMVSTWGEGAGWELDPNNHPHEAGFLKLDCSKAATRLHWHPKWNLQHTLSLIVNWHQDWKAGKNINEKCLQEIANYSNS
- the rfbF gene encoding glucose-1-phosphate cytidylyltransferase, producing the protein MKAVILAGGLGTRLSEETVSKPKPMVEIGGKPILWHIMKTYSHYGINDFIICCGYKGYVIKEYFANYFLHQSDVTFNMKDNKMVVHEERAEPWTVTLVDTGDDSMTGGRLKRVAQYLKDEESFCFTYGDGVADVDIAALLAFHKAHGKDASLTATYPPGRFGALDIVDNEVRQFQEKPRGDGALINGGFFVLSPKVIDRISGDDTVWEQGPLKGLASDNQLMAFKHEGFWQPMDTLRDKVHLEELWDTNQAPWKLWKD
- a CDS encoding FAD-binding oxidoreductase yields the protein MFRINLKNDIHFSCASGDTLLDGAQKQSIVLDYSCKTGRCQSCKAKVVKGTSVAKMEETGLSAEEKSRGYILTCVRTPTSDLTLDVEDLSAYSLEKVKTVPSKIDFISKISSNVMELHLRIPPNASFNYLSGQYINIIKGDYKRSYSIANTSSASNLVFFIKNYEGGRFSHYLFNEAKVNDLLRIEGPIGTFFYRKTNKKNVVFLATGTGIAPVKALLEQMDENGSEFIDKNIYLFFGGRTEEDLFWKPDLKNIKVRFVPVLSRSHADWKGAKGHVQEAVLSEEIDLADSVLYACGSENMIKDSRELAIANGLSEDAFYSDAFISS
- a CDS encoding ATP-binding protein; its protein translation is MKELQEKYIRKIDATPMDFTRSLMETIRWEARLIGIKGARGVGKTTLILQYIKKNIPIDQSSLYVSLDNIWFADNTISSLVDQFVKQGGKFLFLDEVHKYPNWSQELKNIYDDYPELKIVFTASSLLEILNARADLSRRAIVYTMQGLSYREYLNLKLGLQLPVYSLKDILERHTDIGREINSQIRPLQNFSAYLQQGYFPFFQEVPELYFQRVEEIINLILEIELPLLRKVDVAYVSKLKQLLQIISESVPFVPNVTKLSERIGVNRNTFVSYLYFLEEAHITRNLYKDAKGITQLQKPNKIFLENTNLQYALSPNHANIGNVRETFFLNQLSVKHILEYIDGTDFLVDHLYQFEVGGKSKSKRQIRNQDNSYLVVDDVEYGMGNTIPLWLFGFLY